One genomic region from Sphingobacterium sp. UGAL515B_05 encodes:
- a CDS encoding SLBB domain-containing protein, producing the protein MKRIILWLCLAGFVGAVHAQTNPANIKVDNLSDAQIEQYVKQAALMGYDESQLDGFARAQGVSAVEVQKLKDRLAKIKRKKQEPNQLQGSSNQSRNSRLNGRQVDGYSNADSLQNKQRNTRDSIDNEEGKLKIFGSDLFRNNAITFEPNLRMATPSSYIIGPDDEILLDITGDNEASYQLPVSPDGTIKVEYVGQINVAGLSIAAAKSKIEQRLSGTYPALRSGRTQVSVNIGNIRTIRVTLTGAVTKPGTYSLPSLATVFNALYASGGPNKNGTYRKIQVIRGNRVVSTIDVYDFLANGIQQGNIRLQDQDIIHIPVYGARVHFEGEVKRPAIFETVPGESLSDILRYAGDFTENAYSAKIKVLQTTGRERSVQDIYADQFANYTPKGGDQYIVEPILERFANRISVLGAVFRPGIFGLEPGMTLKQVLEMADGVREDAFLERGIINRLKADNTSELISFNVRDILAGTAADIPLKREDKIEISSIFDLRDEYKFTVQGEVRFPGDFPFASNATLGYIIQKAGGLTEGAKNARVEIARRIKNLDVTDHRSSQTVLVDIKDGVLMDPNMTLQPYDVISILGDAGFRTQRQVKIEGEVLYPGYYTISREDERISDIIKRAGGLTTYAYTEGASLKRTGMSKLKAEEKKEKERLKRELEKDSLDVEEKDGKTAKYKDAEEENVDNSKAKSAALAKVSQQGTSASDIEPSDLVGIELNRILEKPYEKGDLLVLDGDIINVPKELETVKVVGEVLNPNNVVYVKGKSLKYYVNQAGGFTDNALKKRVFVQYANGAVKGKDGGYPEVKPGAEIVVPKRAPREKLSSQAWIGIGTGIASTLAIIISLFK; encoded by the coding sequence ATGAAAAGAATAATATTATGGTTATGCCTTGCAGGATTTGTGGGTGCAGTACACGCACAGACCAACCCTGCCAATATAAAAGTAGACAATCTAAGTGATGCACAGATTGAACAGTATGTGAAACAAGCCGCTTTAATGGGTTATGACGAAAGTCAGTTAGACGGTTTCGCACGTGCACAGGGTGTTTCAGCTGTAGAAGTTCAGAAATTAAAAGATCGTCTAGCGAAAATCAAGCGTAAAAAACAAGAACCAAATCAATTACAAGGCTCTTCAAACCAATCGCGTAATAGTCGTTTAAATGGTCGTCAGGTGGATGGTTACTCCAACGCGGATTCTTTGCAAAATAAGCAGAGGAATACACGAGATTCGATTGATAATGAAGAAGGCAAGCTCAAGATTTTTGGCTCAGACCTTTTTAGGAATAATGCCATCACTTTTGAACCCAATCTGCGTATGGCTACACCTAGCTCCTATATTATTGGTCCAGACGATGAAATATTGTTAGATATTACCGGAGACAATGAAGCATCTTATCAACTGCCCGTAAGTCCCGATGGAACGATTAAAGTAGAATATGTGGGGCAGATCAACGTGGCTGGTTTGTCCATTGCCGCAGCAAAAAGTAAAATAGAACAACGATTGAGTGGTACTTATCCAGCTTTACGTTCGGGAAGAACCCAAGTGAGTGTTAATATTGGCAATATTCGTACGATTCGGGTGACATTGACAGGGGCAGTTACTAAGCCGGGAACTTACAGCTTGCCTTCCTTGGCGACTGTATTCAATGCATTGTATGCCTCAGGAGGACCGAATAAAAACGGAACTTATCGCAAAATTCAGGTGATCCGCGGCAATCGTGTGGTGAGTACGATTGATGTGTACGACTTTTTAGCCAATGGCATACAACAAGGAAATATCCGTCTGCAGGATCAGGATATTATTCATATACCCGTTTATGGAGCCAGAGTGCACTTCGAAGGAGAAGTTAAGCGTCCCGCCATATTTGAAACGGTGCCCGGAGAGTCGCTATCGGATATTTTGCGCTATGCTGGCGACTTTACAGAGAATGCCTATAGTGCAAAAATTAAAGTTCTTCAAACAACAGGTCGCGAACGTAGTGTACAAGATATCTATGCCGATCAGTTTGCAAATTATACACCCAAAGGTGGAGATCAATATATTGTAGAACCCATTTTGGAACGTTTTGCCAATCGTATTAGTGTATTAGGAGCGGTATTCCGTCCCGGTATTTTCGGTTTGGAGCCAGGCATGACGTTAAAACAGGTTCTGGAGATGGCCGATGGCGTGCGTGAAGATGCCTTCTTGGAGCGCGGTATCATTAATCGTCTTAAAGCAGATAATACTTCGGAATTAATTAGTTTTAATGTACGCGATATCCTAGCCGGTACAGCTGCGGATATCCCCCTAAAAAGAGAAGATAAGATTGAGATTTCGTCCATTTTTGATTTAAGGGATGAATATAAATTCACTGTTCAAGGAGAGGTCCGTTTTCCGGGTGATTTTCCATTTGCCAGCAATGCAACGTTGGGCTATATCATTCAGAAAGCCGGGGGATTGACCGAAGGGGCGAAAAATGCTCGCGTAGAAATCGCTCGCCGTATTAAAAACTTAGATGTGACAGATCATCGTTCTTCGCAAACTGTATTGGTTGATATTAAAGATGGCGTGCTCATGGATCCTAATATGACTTTGCAACCTTATGATGTTATCTCTATTTTGGGCGATGCTGGTTTCCGCACTCAACGTCAGGTAAAAATCGAAGGGGAGGTGCTATATCCAGGCTACTATACGATCTCCCGCGAAGATGAGCGTATTTCGGATATTATAAAGCGCGCAGGCGGTTTGACAACGTATGCCTACACCGAGGGGGCTTCATTAAAACGCACCGGAATGTCTAAATTGAAAGCCGAGGAGAAGAAAGAAAAAGAGCGTTTGAAAAGGGAGCTTGAAAAAGACAGCCTTGATGTTGAGGAAAAAGATGGCAAAACTGCAAAATATAAAGATGCCGAGGAAGAGAATGTAGATAATTCGAAAGCAAAAAGTGCAGCTCTGGCAAAAGTATCACAACAAGGAACTTCAGCTTCTGATATTGAACCGAGCGACCTTGTGGGTATTGAGTTGAATAGAATTTTAGAAAAACCGTATGAAAAGGGAGACCTTTTAGTTCTAGACGGCGATATTATCAATGTGCCAAAGGAACTGGAGACGGTGAAAGTTGTGGGTGAAGTCTTGAATCCAAACAATGTGGTTTATGTAAAAGGCAAGAGCCTTAAATACTATGTAAACCAAGCCGGTGGATTTACCGACAATGCCTTAAAGAAACGTGTCTTTGTTCAATATGCAAATGGTGCTGTAAAGGGCAAAGATGGAGGTTATCCGGAAGTGAAGCCGGGAGCTGAGATTGTCGTGCCTAAAAGAGCTCCAAGAGAGAAATTGAGTTCGCAAGCATGGATCGGTATAGGAACTGGAATTGCTTCAACATTGGCGATTATTATTAGCTTGTTTAAATAG
- a CDS encoding DUF5106 domain-containing protein yields MKIISIFLLIPISALSLLFWSCTNTTKEKHKKNEAMSQNMASISSADSTLFHFWDKFDMQDTALVKNPEKGEQQLADFLQLLAQHPDSATRDKAIDLMLDKAKVNRTSFDYFIKQYEHYLYDGNSPMRNDIVYESVLRYLIKTDLLSDLEKEAYRPTYKLVLRNKEGKTAEDFTYELANGKKQKLSDTKANYTFLIFYDPDCSHCKETIQQLRDTPQLVQLFAQLKVQVVAIDPWGDRTKWKNYQSQLSDQWINGFDSESKILSFNLYDLKASPTIYLLDENKKVLLKDTYLQQVIAYFVKTNS; encoded by the coding sequence ATGAAAATTATTTCGATTTTTCTACTGATACCTATTAGCGCGCTCTCTCTTTTGTTTTGGTCTTGTACCAACACCACCAAAGAAAAGCATAAAAAGAATGAGGCAATGTCCCAAAATATGGCGTCTATTAGCTCAGCAGACAGCACCTTATTTCATTTCTGGGATAAATTTGACATGCAGGATACTGCACTGGTAAAAAATCCAGAAAAAGGCGAACAACAGCTTGCTGATTTTCTTCAGCTCTTGGCCCAGCATCCAGATTCTGCAACAAGAGATAAAGCGATCGATCTCATGCTGGACAAGGCAAAAGTCAATCGGACAAGCTTTGACTATTTCATTAAACAATATGAACATTATCTGTATGATGGCAATTCGCCGATGCGCAATGATATCGTCTACGAATCCGTATTACGCTATCTGATCAAAACGGATTTACTTTCCGATCTGGAGAAAGAAGCCTATAGGCCGACTTACAAATTGGTGCTCCGAAATAAAGAGGGAAAAACTGCCGAAGACTTTACTTATGAACTAGCAAATGGGAAAAAACAAAAATTATCGGACACGAAAGCAAACTACACGTTCTTGATCTTTTACGATCCGGATTGTTCACACTGCAAGGAAACCATACAGCAACTCCGTGATACTCCGCAATTGGTGCAACTATTTGCACAACTAAAGGTACAGGTAGTCGCTATCGACCCCTGGGGAGATCGCACGAAGTGGAAAAATTATCAATCACAGCTGTCCGACCAATGGATCAATGGTTTCGACAGCGAAAGTAAAATACTGTCTTTCAACTTATACGACCTCAAAGCTTCCCCAACGATTTACCTGTTGGATGAAAATAAAAAGGTCCTATTAAAAGACACCTATTTGCAGCAGGTCATTGCTTATTTTGTAAAAACCAATTCTTAG
- a CDS encoding S24 family peptidase: protein MAENTSNNKTRVISNEDYFAEVQRVLREGKEVRIRVKGNSMRPFIQDGDTVLLQAYRGQPLALGSNILAKDKDKFVFHRFVGKRNNQYVLAGDGNLVLREYIAVQDIIAIAYMHYPQDKDKSIAIDRPWARLRGLCWYHIRLLRRIVAKLNH, encoded by the coding sequence ATGGCTGAAAACACAAGCAACAACAAAACACGGGTTATTTCAAATGAAGACTATTTTGCCGAGGTGCAACGCGTCCTTCGTGAAGGCAAGGAGGTCCGCATACGCGTGAAGGGAAATAGCATGCGTCCATTTATCCAGGATGGGGATACAGTATTATTGCAGGCTTATCGTGGACAACCGCTTGCTTTAGGCAGCAATATACTAGCCAAAGACAAAGATAAATTTGTCTTTCACCGTTTTGTCGGCAAGAGAAACAACCAATATGTATTAGCGGGAGACGGAAATCTTGTACTCCGCGAATATATAGCTGTTCAAGACATTATAGCCATTGCTTATATGCATTATCCACAGGATAAAGATAAATCCATAGCTATAGACCGCCCTTGGGCAAGGTTACGTGGCTTATGCTGGTACCATATTCGGTTGTTACGTCGTATAGTCGCCAAATTGAACCACTAA
- a CDS encoding PqqD family protein has protein sequence MKLRSDLVLRTIGADHLIVDPSQDMVDLSTVYTLNSSAAWLWEQLKGKEFNNDTIVDLLCENYDVDIEQAKSDAEILLQDFQKQGLLEK, from the coding sequence ATGAAATTAAGATCGGATTTAGTTTTGAGAACAATTGGTGCAGATCATTTGATTGTGGATCCTAGCCAGGATATGGTTGACTTATCAACAGTTTATACGCTAAATAGCTCTGCAGCATGGCTGTGGGAACAACTCAAAGGAAAAGAATTCAATAATGACACAATCGTTGACTTACTTTGTGAGAATTATGACGTAGACATCGAACAGGCAAAATCCGATGCAGAAATCCTTCTTCAAGACTTCCAAAAACAGGGATTATTGGAAAAATGA
- a CDS encoding ABC transporter ATP-binding protein, with protein sequence MNNNSLKQHLRWAWSVSQGYRSKLVLYFILELICIGLSLAFVFLSKKAVDTATSHADLPLKWLLIGIVGSIALNVGIKGYSGRMMEQIKLMLTLQLQRTMLDAQMLSVWKLIKNWHTGDIQIRIQTDCEEVANTIANTFLSFILTTIQLLASVGFLWYMDPMLALMILAISPLFVFSKLYFRKMRKLSKEVKEEESNFSKVLQENLRFRLLIRAMGIFPKRREKLLASQHQLFLLKIRQLNFSTYTQGAMKVAMNAGYLVAFIWGIYRLQSGQISFGTMTAFLQLVARIQSPILALIAYIPGFVRFRVSADRLLELQAGEIEPQVTQQRLHETQELRINDLSFRYEDKWVLQNLNLSLKAGEPTAIIGPSGKGKTTLIRLLLALLKAEKGAITLIDRKGEQELTASHRINLAYIPQGNSLFSGTIRENLLLHVEQERTMDMQKALWLACAEFVFDLPDGIDTVVGESGIGLSEGQAQRVAIARALMHDGDIWLFDEVTSALDKTTADTLIQRLLTHGKHKICLFVTHDLHLAEKCQQRIYLD encoded by the coding sequence ATGAACAACAATAGCCTGAAGCAACACCTGCGCTGGGCTTGGTCGGTTAGCCAGGGATACCGAAGCAAATTGGTCCTTTATTTCATACTGGAACTGATATGTATTGGACTTTCCCTAGCTTTCGTTTTTCTGTCCAAAAAAGCGGTAGACACGGCTACATCACATGCAGATTTACCCCTGAAATGGCTGCTTATTGGCATTGTGGGCAGTATTGCGTTAAATGTTGGCATCAAGGGGTACTCGGGGCGCATGATGGAGCAGATCAAATTGATGCTCACCCTTCAATTGCAGCGAACAATGCTCGATGCCCAAATGCTCTCTGTTTGGAAATTAATTAAAAACTGGCATACGGGTGACATTCAGATCCGTATTCAGACAGACTGTGAGGAAGTCGCCAATACCATTGCCAATACATTTTTGTCTTTTATATTGACCACAATCCAGCTATTGGCGTCAGTTGGTTTTCTTTGGTATATGGACCCGATGTTGGCGTTGATGATCCTGGCTATATCCCCTCTTTTTGTCTTTTCAAAATTGTACTTCCGCAAAATGCGGAAGCTCAGTAAGGAAGTCAAGGAAGAGGAAAGCAATTTCTCAAAGGTTTTACAGGAAAACCTACGTTTTCGTCTGCTCATTCGGGCAATGGGCATCTTCCCAAAAAGAAGAGAGAAACTCTTGGCGAGCCAGCACCAATTATTTTTGTTGAAAATACGCCAGCTTAACTTCTCTACATATACACAGGGAGCCATGAAGGTCGCCATGAATGCCGGTTATTTGGTTGCTTTTATCTGGGGTATTTACCGATTGCAGTCTGGCCAGATTTCATTCGGAACAATGACTGCTTTCCTACAATTGGTCGCAAGAATACAGTCACCCATTCTCGCATTGATTGCCTATATTCCGGGCTTTGTGCGATTCCGTGTATCTGCAGATCGACTGTTGGAATTGCAGGCAGGAGAAATCGAACCACAGGTGACGCAGCAACGCCTTCATGAGACACAGGAGCTTCGGATCAACGACCTCTCCTTCCGTTATGAAGATAAATGGGTTTTACAAAATTTAAACCTTTCCTTAAAAGCTGGCGAGCCCACTGCTATCATTGGACCAAGTGGAAAAGGGAAAACGACGTTAATACGTTTGCTGCTCGCACTGCTTAAAGCAGAGAAAGGAGCAATTACACTCATCGATCGGAAAGGCGAGCAGGAATTAACGGCCAGCCATCGTATCAATCTTGCTTATATTCCCCAAGGCAATTCGCTCTTTAGCGGTACCATTCGTGAAAATTTACTTCTCCATGTTGAACAAGAGCGAACAATGGATATGCAAAAAGCATTGTGGCTCGCCTGTGCAGAATTTGTATTCGACCTACCCGACGGAATCGATACCGTCGTCGGTGAATCTGGCATAGGCCTATCGGAAGGACAGGCACAACGCGTTGCCATTGCGCGGGCACTTATGCACGACGGTGATATTTGGCTCTTCGATGAGGTGACCTCTGCACTGGACAAAACAACAGCTGACACGTTAATACAGCGACTATTAACACATGGAAAGCACAAAATCTGCTTGTTTGTAACACATGACCTACACTTGGCCGAAAAATGCCAGCAACGTATTTATCTAGATTAA
- a CDS encoding S41 family peptidase, which produces MNLAPLKQTGRLATIALTGLLVFSCKKDTPKPEPEPEPVERTEAQLIKDDIYKYYKLYSLWDKSIPDYTSDPAQFTDKYGSADLVLDALKKMTPAHAAYANGVFDRFSYMLGLDGYNTGTTASGRLKMDTNDGYGIYVQLGTEDGKTAQPIIYFVEGGSPAQKAGFKRSDFITAVNGDSDYSIAVTCTTTGCTINDASARDKMMNKLNTALDAGTLKLQVKHQDGTSTTKDLAYANGYTIDPVYKDSIYTYNGNNVGYLALSSFEEIENNNANQQKIDAAFDKFQAQQIKSLIVDLRYNGGGYVDASAYVADKIGGAITKGKLMLTYEVNDYIKATPSINRMFQDTKFEGKSNLSLNKVYFLVSDRTASAAEMLINVLKPYLQVQLIASGIRTYGKPVGFFEQVVQNKVSFWPVSFLLKNSANFSDYWDGLVPDKSNITDYVFVDVGDKKETMLATALNDAAPGITTKASINAVSRKGYRTLDQGEVNIRPDRGMIKKR; this is translated from the coding sequence ATGAACTTAGCGCCATTAAAACAAACCGGACGTTTGGCCACTATAGCACTGACAGGACTATTAGTCTTCTCTTGCAAAAAGGATACCCCAAAACCGGAGCCTGAGCCCGAACCAGTGGAGCGTACCGAAGCGCAGCTGATCAAGGATGATATCTACAAGTATTATAAACTATATTCACTTTGGGACAAGTCCATTCCTGATTATACGAGCGATCCGGCTCAATTCACGGATAAATATGGTTCAGCCGACTTGGTGCTCGATGCGTTGAAGAAGATGACACCGGCACATGCCGCCTACGCAAATGGTGTCTTCGACCGATTTTCCTATATGCTGGGACTAGATGGTTATAATACCGGAACAACTGCTTCTGGCAGGCTTAAAATGGATACGAACGATGGATATGGCATCTATGTTCAATTGGGAACCGAAGATGGGAAAACTGCACAGCCTATTATTTATTTCGTAGAGGGTGGGTCCCCGGCGCAAAAAGCGGGTTTCAAGCGTTCTGATTTTATTACAGCTGTCAACGGTGATTCCGATTACTCGATCGCTGTCACTTGTACGACGACTGGCTGTACGATTAATGATGCAAGTGCGCGGGACAAGATGATGAATAAGTTGAATACGGCATTAGATGCAGGTACGCTTAAATTGCAGGTTAAACATCAGGATGGAACATCAACAACAAAAGATCTTGCATACGCGAATGGCTATACTATTGATCCCGTCTATAAAGATTCTATCTATACCTATAATGGAAATAATGTTGGATACCTTGCCTTATCGTCTTTTGAAGAAATTGAGAATAACAATGCCAATCAACAAAAGATCGATGCAGCTTTTGATAAATTCCAGGCTCAGCAGATTAAAAGTTTAATTGTTGATTTGCGCTACAATGGCGGTGGTTACGTGGATGCTTCTGCTTATGTTGCTGATAAGATTGGGGGAGCCATTACGAAAGGAAAGCTGATGCTAACCTATGAGGTGAACGATTATATTAAAGCGACGCCGAGCATCAATAGGATGTTTCAGGATACAAAGTTTGAAGGCAAGAGCAATTTGAGCTTAAATAAGGTCTATTTCCTGGTGAGTGACCGTACAGCATCGGCAGCCGAAATGTTAATTAATGTGTTGAAACCTTATTTACAAGTGCAGCTTATTGCATCTGGTATACGTACTTATGGTAAACCCGTAGGTTTTTTCGAACAGGTTGTACAAAACAAAGTATCTTTCTGGCCTGTTTCCTTTCTTTTGAAGAATTCAGCGAATTTTTCAGACTATTGGGATGGGTTGGTTCCAGACAAAAGCAATATAACGGATTATGTATTTGTCGATGTAGGTGACAAGAAAGAAACGATGTTAGCGACAGCACTGAACGATGCTGCACCGGGTATTACTACCAAAGCTTCTATCAATGCAGTAAGCCGAAAGGGCTACCGCACGCTTGACCAAGGCGAGGTTAATATACGACCAGACCGTGGCATGATAAAGAAGCGTTAA
- a CDS encoding TonB-dependent receptor plug domain-containing protein, producing MKNIRFHSILFLLFITCTVQAQQFTASLKGFVKTQTQQSIARSTIRVGKINLSTDENGYYEIKNIKERSITISVSAVGFQNLSKTIVLKMGENSLNLELTSDQKEIDQVEVFGRTKAQEVNRQAFNVTAVDATKLYNTTMDISSALDRVAGVRVRESGGVGSNFNLMLNGFNGDQIRYFIDGIPMENFGSAFQINNIPINIAERIEIYKGVVPVWLGSDALGGAVNIVTGDRMNSYVDASYSFGSFNTHRTVINAAHTTKKGLYFQLNAFQNYSDNNYKVTVDVADINTGVYKEGVKLKRFHDTYHNESLIANIGVVNKPYADKLLFGIVLGQSYKEIQTGARMVSVFGGWHNRGTTVMPTFKYKKNDFLTKGLDVIVNGNINLGSNQNIDTVHARFDWYGNRKNLDGPGGERSYSMYKYKNNAGVANAIINYKLSERQSLSLTDVFNTFKRSGQDEVNPQNAANERAQLSQKNVLSFGYQYDIKDRFSLNAFLKHYNQHNASGNNELEKNISKLGYGTALSYYLAPTLQIKGSYELTTKMPTPTELFGDVENYEGNASLKPEKSNNMNLGLLYDFHLNPDNRFALIANAFYRHADNFIYQRLNNNQSKYVSDNRDGVQSIGGDLDLRYSYKRWFMAGLNATYQSVKNMQKVEPGYTGISPLYKNQMPNIPYLFGNLDASVIFPELGGKNNRLNVGANLLYVHEFWLYWPGLGSTDADAEKRKIPTQLSLDANIVYSIANGRYNIALEGKNLTDNRLVDNFSLQKPSRGFYLNLRYFFNKQNNL from the coding sequence ATGAAAAACATAAGGTTCCATAGTATCCTCTTTCTACTCTTTATCACCTGCACGGTACAGGCACAACAATTCACAGCCTCACTAAAAGGATTTGTAAAAACTCAAACTCAACAAAGCATTGCGAGATCAACTATCCGTGTTGGGAAAATAAATTTATCGACTGATGAAAACGGATACTATGAGATCAAAAACATCAAAGAAAGAAGTATTACAATCAGCGTTTCGGCTGTAGGCTTCCAAAACTTATCAAAAACCATTGTTCTTAAAATGGGCGAGAATAGCTTAAACCTTGAGTTGACATCGGATCAAAAAGAAATTGATCAGGTCGAAGTATTTGGCCGCACCAAAGCCCAAGAGGTGAATCGACAAGCCTTTAATGTCACCGCGGTCGATGCAACAAAACTTTATAATACCACAATGGATATTTCAAGTGCCTTGGACCGTGTTGCAGGTGTACGCGTCAGAGAATCGGGTGGTGTTGGGTCTAATTTCAATTTGATGTTAAACGGCTTTAATGGTGATCAGATCCGTTATTTTATCGACGGTATTCCAATGGAGAACTTCGGGTCGGCATTTCAAATTAACAATATTCCAATCAATATCGCCGAAAGGATTGAGATTTATAAAGGTGTAGTACCTGTATGGCTCGGTTCGGATGCCTTAGGGGGGGCAGTTAATATTGTTACAGGTGACCGGATGAACAGTTATGTAGATGCAAGTTACTCATTTGGGTCCTTTAATACACACCGCACTGTGATCAATGCGGCTCATACAACAAAGAAAGGCTTATACTTCCAGTTGAATGCATTTCAAAATTATTCGGACAATAATTATAAAGTCACCGTCGACGTAGCTGACATCAATACTGGGGTTTATAAAGAAGGAGTTAAACTTAAAAGATTCCATGATACCTACCATAACGAATCGCTTATCGCGAATATCGGTGTGGTTAATAAACCTTACGCAGACAAACTCCTTTTTGGCATTGTCCTAGGGCAAAGCTATAAAGAAATACAAACAGGAGCCCGCATGGTGTCTGTCTTTGGTGGCTGGCACAATAGAGGGACCACGGTAATGCCAACATTTAAATATAAAAAGAATGACTTCCTTACCAAAGGACTTGATGTGATCGTTAATGGAAACATCAATTTGGGAAGCAACCAAAATATCGATACTGTTCATGCCCGTTTCGACTGGTATGGCAATAGAAAAAATCTCGACGGACCGGGCGGCGAACGTTCTTACTCAATGTATAAATACAAAAACAATGCTGGAGTAGCGAATGCCATTATTAATTATAAACTTTCGGAAAGACAAAGTCTATCACTGACAGACGTATTTAATACCTTCAAACGCAGCGGTCAGGATGAGGTAAACCCACAAAACGCAGCGAACGAACGCGCCCAGTTAAGTCAAAAAAATGTTCTTTCTTTTGGCTACCAATATGATATCAAAGATAGATTTAGTTTAAATGCCTTTTTGAAACATTACAATCAGCATAATGCGAGCGGCAATAACGAGTTGGAAAAGAACATTTCGAAATTAGGCTATGGGACCGCACTTTCTTATTACCTAGCCCCAACTTTACAGATCAAGGGATCTTATGAACTCACCACCAAAATGCCTACCCCAACAGAACTATTTGGTGATGTAGAAAATTACGAGGGAAATGCCAGTCTGAAACCCGAGAAAAGCAACAACATGAACTTGGGATTACTCTACGATTTCCATCTTAATCCGGACAACCGTTTCGCCTTAATAGCAAATGCTTTCTATCGTCATGCGGACAACTTTATATATCAACGGTTGAACAACAATCAGTCAAAATATGTATCGGACAATAGAGATGGCGTACAATCAATCGGAGGTGATTTAGATCTTCGCTACTCCTACAAAAGATGGTTTATGGCCGGATTAAATGCTACTTATCAATCTGTCAAGAATATGCAAAAAGTAGAGCCTGGTTACACCGGCATAAGTCCACTATACAAAAATCAGATGCCAAATATCCCTTATCTATTTGGCAATCTAGACGCGTCAGTCATTTTTCCAGAGCTTGGCGGCAAAAATAACCGTTTAAATGTTGGAGCTAACCTCCTTTATGTGCATGAGTTTTGGTTGTATTGGCCAGGCTTAGGTTCAACCGATGCAGATGCCGAGAAAAGAAAAATTCCTACACAGTTAAGTCTAGATGCCAACATCGTATACTCCATCGCAAATGGTCGATACAATATTGCTTTGGAAGGCAAAAATCTAACGGATAATCGTTTGGTCGACAATTTCAGCTTACAAAAACCAAGCCGTGGCTTCTACCTCAACTTACGTTACTTCTTTAACAAACAAAATAATTTATAA